The following proteins are co-located in the Amphiprion ocellaris isolate individual 3 ecotype Okinawa chromosome 7, ASM2253959v1, whole genome shotgun sequence genome:
- the ywhae1 gene encoding tyrosine 3-monooxygenase/tryptophan 5-monooxygenase activation protein, epsilon polypeptide 1 isoform X1 — protein sequence MGERECHVYEAKLAEQAERYDEMVEAMKKVASMDVELTVEERNLLSVAYKNVIGARRASWRIISSIEQREENKGRDECKGGEERLKMIREYRQMIEKELMDICSDILDKLERHLLPSAVSGESKVFYNKMKGDYHRYLAEFATGNNRKEAAENSLVAYKSATDIASTDLPPTHPIRLGLALNFSVFYYEILNSPDRACRLAKAAFDDAIAELDTLSEDCYKDSTLIMQLLRDNLTLWTSDMQGEGEEQNKEALQDVEDEAQ from the exons ATGGGAGAGCGAGAGTGCCACGTTTATGAGGCGAAACTTGCCGAGCAGGCGGAGCGATATGACG AGATGGTGGAGGCAATGAAGAAGGTGGCAAGTATGGATGTGGAGCTCACAGTTGAGGAGAGGAACCTACTGTCAGTGGCCTACAAGAATGTGATCGGAGCTCGGAGAGCCTCCTGGAGGATAATCAGCAGTATCGAACAGAGGGAAGAAAACAAGGGCAGGGACGAATGCAAGGGCGGAGAAGAAAGACTGAAGATGATCCGGGAATACAGACAAATG aTTGAAAAGGAGCTGATGGACATCTGTAGTGACATCCTGGATAAGCTGGAAAGGCATCTACTCCCCTCCGCTGTCTCTGGAGAGTCTAAAGTCTTCTACAACAAAAT GAAGGGTGACTACCACAGGTATCTGGCAGAGTTTGCCACTGGCAACAACAgaaaggaagcagcagagaacagTCTGGTGGCCTACAAAAGTGCCACCGATATAGCCTCAACGGACCTGCCACCCACGCACCCCATCCGTCTTGGCCTTGCCCTCAACTTCTCCGTCTTCTACTACGAGATACTCAACTCACCTGACCGCGCTTGCAG GTTGGCAAAGGCTGCGTTTGATGACGCCATCGCAGAACTGGACACACTGAGTGAAGATTGCTACAAGGACTCCACACTTATCATGCAGTTGTTACGTGACAACCTGACACTATGGACTTCAGATATGCAGGGAGAGG GCGAAGAACAGAACAAAGAGGCACTGCAAGACGTTGAGGATGAGGCCCAGTGA
- the ywhae1 gene encoding tyrosine 3-monooxygenase/tryptophan 5-monooxygenase activation protein, epsilon polypeptide 1 isoform X2, whose protein sequence is MGERECHVYEAKLAEQAERYDEMVEAMKKVASMDVELTVEERNLLSVAYKNVIGARRASWRIISSIEQREENKGRDECKGGEERLKMIREYRQMIEKELMDICSDILDKLERHLLPSAVSGESKVFYNKMKGDYHRYLAEFATGNNRKEAAENSLVAYKSATDIASTDLPPTHPIRLGLALNFSVFYYEILNSPDRACRLAKAAFDDAIAELDTLSEDCYKDSTLIMQLLRDNLTLWTSDMQGEES, encoded by the exons ATGGGAGAGCGAGAGTGCCACGTTTATGAGGCGAAACTTGCCGAGCAGGCGGAGCGATATGACG AGATGGTGGAGGCAATGAAGAAGGTGGCAAGTATGGATGTGGAGCTCACAGTTGAGGAGAGGAACCTACTGTCAGTGGCCTACAAGAATGTGATCGGAGCTCGGAGAGCCTCCTGGAGGATAATCAGCAGTATCGAACAGAGGGAAGAAAACAAGGGCAGGGACGAATGCAAGGGCGGAGAAGAAAGACTGAAGATGATCCGGGAATACAGACAAATG aTTGAAAAGGAGCTGATGGACATCTGTAGTGACATCCTGGATAAGCTGGAAAGGCATCTACTCCCCTCCGCTGTCTCTGGAGAGTCTAAAGTCTTCTACAACAAAAT GAAGGGTGACTACCACAGGTATCTGGCAGAGTTTGCCACTGGCAACAACAgaaaggaagcagcagagaacagTCTGGTGGCCTACAAAAGTGCCACCGATATAGCCTCAACGGACCTGCCACCCACGCACCCCATCCGTCTTGGCCTTGCCCTCAACTTCTCCGTCTTCTACTACGAGATACTCAACTCACCTGACCGCGCTTGCAG GTTGGCAAAGGCTGCGTTTGATGACGCCATCGCAGAACTGGACACACTGAGTGAAGATTGCTACAAGGACTCCACACTTATCATGCAGTTGTTACGTGACAACCTGACACTATGGACTTCAGATATGCAGGGAGAGG AGTCCTAA